A single region of the Ricinus communis isolate WT05 ecotype wild-type unplaced genomic scaffold, ASM1957865v1 Ctg23, whole genome shotgun sequence genome encodes:
- the LOC125368925 gene encoding acetyl-coenzyme A carboxylase carboxyl transferase subunit beta, chloroplastic-like, with translation MKYFNDFSSNDYSSIYLNVNSSKKESSMEKRRFNSILSNVELGYRCRLSQSIDSFSPLENTSVSEDPILNDTDKNTRSWSNSDSSSYSNVDRLVGARDIRNFGADETFLVRDNNRDSYSIYFDIENQVFEIDTDHSFLSELESYFYSYWNSSSLNNGSRSGDSYYDHYMYDTKYSWKNYINSCIDSYLRSQVCIDIYILTGSCNYGESSIYSYICGESGNSNESESSSLRTSTNGSDLTRRESSNDLDITITQKYKHLWVQCENCYGLNYKKFFKSRMNICEQCGYHLKMSSSDRIELSIDLGTWDPMDEDMVSLDPIEFHSEEEPYKDRIDSYQRKTGLTEAVQTGTGQLNGIPVAIGVMDFQFMGGSMGSVVGEKITRLIEYATNKFLPLILVCASGGARMQEGSLSLMQMAKISSALYDYQSNKKLFYVSILTSPTTGGVTASFGMLGDIIIAEPNAYIAFAGKRVIEQTLNKTVPEGSQSAEFLFHKGLFDSIVPRNPLKGVLNELLQLHDFFPLNHKSSRV, from the coding sequence ATGAAATATTTCAATGATTTTTCATCGAATGACTattcatctatttatttaaatgtaaataGCAGCAAGAAAGAAAGTTCTATGGAAAAACGGCGGTTCAATTCGATCTTATCCAATGTGGAATTAGGATACAGGTGTAGGCTAAGTCAATCGATAGATAGTTTCAGTCCTCTTGAAAATACCAGTGTAAGCGAAGACCCGATTCTAAATGATACAGATAAAAACACCCGTAGTTGGAGTAATAGTGACAGCTCTAGTTACAGTAATGTTGATCGTTTAGTCGGCGCCAGAGACATTCGGAATTTCGGCGCTGATGAAACTTTTTTAGTTAGGGATAATAATAGGGACAGTTATTccatatattttgatattgaaaatCAAGTTTTTGAGATTGACACTGATCATTCTTTTCTGAGtgaattagaaagttatttttatagttattgGAATTCTAGTTCTCTGAATAATGGGTCTAGGAGTGGCGATTCCTACTATGATCATTATATGTATGATACTAAATATAGTTGGAAGAATTACATCAATAGTTGCATTGACAGTTATCTTCGTTCTCAAGTCtgtattgatatttatattttaactggCAGTTGCAATTACGGCGAAAGTTCCATTTATAGTTACATTTGTGGTGAAAGTGGAAATAGTAATGAAAGCGAGAGTTCCAGTCTAAGAACTAGTACGAATGGTAGCGATTTAACTAGAAGAGAAAGTTCTAATGATCTCGATATAACTATAACTCAAAAATACAAGCATTTGTGGGTTCAATGCGAAAATTGTTAtggattaaattataagaaattttttaagtcaAGAATGAATATTTGTGAACAATGTGGATATCATTTGAAAATGAGTAGTTCAGATAGAATTGAACTTTCGATTGACCTAGGCACTTGGGATCCTATGGATGAAGATATGGTATCTCTGGATCCCATTGAATTTCATTCAGAAGAGGAACCTTATAAAGATCGTATTGATTCTTATCAAAGAAAGACAGGATTAACCGAGGCCGTTCAAACAGGCACAGGTCAACTAAACGGCATTCCCGTAGCAATTGGGGTTATGGATTTTCAGTTTATGGGGGGTAGTATGGGATCCGTAGTAGGCGAGAAAATCACTCGTTTGATCGAGTATGCTACCaataaatttttacctcttatTTTAGTGTGTGCTTCCGGAGGAGCGCGCATGCAAGAAGGAAGTTTGAGCTTGATGCAAATGGCTAAAATATCTTCTGCTTTATATGATTATCAATcgaataaaaagttattttatgtATCAATCCTTACATCTCCTACAACAGGCGGGGTGACGGCTAGTTTTGGTATGTTGGGGGATATCATTATTGCTGAACCTAACGCCTATATTGCATTTGCAGGTAAAAGAGTAATTGAACAAACATTGAATAAGACAGTACCTGAAGGTTCACAATCAGCCGAATTTTTATTCCATAAGGGCTTATTCGATTCAATCGTACCACGTAATCCGTTAAAAGGCGTTCTGAATGAGTTACTTCAGCTCcacgatttctttcctttgaatcaTAAATCAAGTAGAGTCtga
- the LOC125368928 gene encoding photosystem I assembly protein Ycf4, with product MSWRSERIWIELIAGSRKTSNFCWAFILFLGSLGFLLVGISSYLGRNWISLFPSQQIIFFPQGIVMSFYGIAGLFISSYLWCTILWNVGSGYDRFDRKEGIVCIFRWGFPGKNRRIFLRFLMKDIQSIRIEVKEGIFARRVLYMETRGRGSIPLTRTDENLTPREIEQKVAELAYFLRVPIEVF from the coding sequence ATGAGTTGGCGATCAGAACGTATATGGATAGAACTTATAGCGGGGTCTCGCAAAACAAGTAATTTCTGCTGGgcctttatactttttttaggttCATTGGGATTTTTATTGGTTGGAATTTCCAGTTATCTTGGCAGAAATTGGATATCTTTATTTCCGTCTcagcaaataattttttttccacaAGGGATCGTGATGTCTTTCTATGGGATCGCCGGTCTATTTATTAGTTCTTATTTGTGGTGCACAATTTTGTGGAATGTAGGTAGTGGTTATGATCGATTCGATAGAAAAGAAGGAATAGTGTGTATTTTTCGCTGGGGATTCCCTGGAAAAAATCGTCGCATCTTCCTCCGATTCCTTATGAAGGATATTCAGTCTATTAGAATAGAAGTGAAAGAGGGTATTTTTGCTCGGCGTGTCCTTTATATGGAAACCAGAGGCCGAGGGTCCATTCCTTTGACTCGTACTGATGAGAATTTGACTCCACGAGAGATTGAGCAAAAGGTAGCGGAATTGGCCTATTTTTTGCGTGTACCAATTGAAGTATTTTGA